One segment of Streptomyces roseifaciens DNA contains the following:
- a CDS encoding type III polyketide synthase yields MATLCRPAIAVPEHVITMEETLQLARTLHADHPQLPLALRLIGNTGVQTRHILQPIEHTLKHPGLTWRNNLYETEAKARVPEVIRRALEHAELTPREIDLIVYVSCTGFMMPSMTAWIINTMDFPVTTRQLPIAQLGCAAGGAAINRAHDFCTAYPGANALIVACEFCSLLYQPTDLGVGNLLSNGLFGDALAAAVVRGEGGEGVRLERNGSHLVPDTEDWISYAVRDTGFHFLLDKRVPGTMAMLAPAMRDMAEPHDWNVSELDFYIVHAGGPRILDDLCKYLDLAPEWFRYSRATLTERGNIASAVIFDALERLWADGGVPHDARGIIAGFGPGITAEISLGTWSSGAGGGEREGQAPGRPMPQPA; encoded by the coding sequence ATGGCTACGCTCTGCCGACCGGCCATCGCCGTACCCGAGCACGTCATCACCATGGAGGAGACCCTGCAGCTGGCTCGGACGCTGCACGCCGACCACCCTCAGCTGCCGCTGGCCCTGCGGCTGATCGGCAACACCGGAGTCCAGACCCGGCACATCCTCCAGCCCATCGAGCACACCCTCAAGCACCCCGGCCTCACCTGGCGCAACAACCTCTACGAGACCGAGGCCAAGGCCCGGGTTCCCGAAGTCATCCGGCGGGCCCTGGAGCACGCCGAACTGACCCCGCGCGAAATCGACTTGATCGTGTACGTCTCGTGCACCGGCTTCATGATGCCGTCCATGACCGCCTGGATCATCAACACCATGGACTTCCCGGTCACCACCAGACAGCTGCCCATCGCCCAGCTCGGCTGTGCCGCGGGCGGCGCCGCCATCAACCGCGCGCACGACTTCTGCACCGCATACCCCGGCGCCAACGCCCTCATCGTGGCCTGCGAGTTCTGCTCGCTGCTCTACCAGCCCACCGACCTCGGTGTCGGCAACCTCCTGTCCAACGGCCTCTTCGGCGACGCCCTCGCCGCGGCCGTGGTGCGCGGGGAGGGCGGCGAAGGCGTGCGCCTGGAGCGCAACGGCTCCCACCTGGTGCCGGACACCGAGGACTGGATCTCCTACGCGGTCCGCGACACCGGCTTCCACTTCCTGCTCGACAAGCGGGTCCCGGGCACGATGGCCATGCTCGCCCCCGCCATGCGCGACATGGCCGAACCCCACGACTGGAACGTCTCCGAGCTCGACTTCTACATCGTCCACGCGGGCGGGCCGAGGATCCTCGACGACCTGTGCAAGTACCTCGACCTCGCGCCCGAGTGGTTCCGCTACAGCAGGGCCACGCTCACCGAGCGGGGCAACATCGCCAGCGCCGTCATCTTCGACGCGCTGGAGCGCCTGTGGGCCGACGGCGGCGTGCCGCACGACGCCCGGGGCATCATCGCCGGCTTCGGCCCCGGCATCACCGCCGAGATCTCGCTGGGCACGTGGAGCAGCGGGGCGGGCGGCGGCGAGAGGGAGGGGCAGGCGCCGGGCCGCCCGATGCCGCAGCCCGCGTAA
- a CDS encoding tellurite resistance TerB family protein — MALWDRLKDSATTMQGQLVAKKNELKSGAFRDASMAMCALVAAADGSIDASERQRVASLIATNEVLQNFPADDLQARFNDYCQKLTADFDFGKVSVMQTIGKVQKKPTEARAVVQIGIVIGGADGDFDKTEQAVVREACFALGINPAEFDL, encoded by the coding sequence ATGGCGCTCTGGGACCGGCTCAAGGACTCCGCGACGACGATGCAGGGTCAGCTGGTGGCGAAGAAGAACGAGCTGAAGAGCGGCGCGTTCCGTGACGCGAGCATGGCCATGTGCGCTCTGGTTGCGGCCGCCGACGGCTCGATCGACGCCTCGGAGCGGCAGCGCGTCGCCTCGCTGATCGCCACCAACGAGGTGCTGCAGAACTTCCCCGCCGACGATCTGCAGGCCCGCTTCAACGACTACTGCCAGAAGCTCACGGCCGACTTCGACTTCGGCAAGGTCAGCGTGATGCAGACCATCGGCAAGGTGCAGAAGAAGCCGACCGAGGCCCGTGCGGTCGTTCAGATCGGCATCGTCATCGGCGGCGCCGACGGGGACTTCGACAAGACCGAGCAGGCCGTCGTCCGCGAGGCGTGCTTCGCGCTGGGCATCAACCCGGCCGAATTCGACCTCTGA